A genomic region of Microtus ochrogaster isolate Prairie Vole_2 unplaced genomic scaffold, MicOch1.0 UNK109, whole genome shotgun sequence contains the following coding sequences:
- the Slc12a9 gene encoding solute carrier family 12 member 9, protein MASESSPLLAYRLLGEEGAAFPPNGAGGSGVASARKLSTFLGVVVPTVLSMFSIVVFLRIGFVVGHAGLLQAMAMLLVAYIILALTVLSVCAIATNGAVRGGGAYFMISRTLGPEVGGSIGLMFYLANVCGCAVSLLGLVESVLDVFGADVTGSSGIRVLPQGYGWNLLYGSLLLGLVGGVCTLGAGLYARASFLTFLLVSGSLASVLISFVAVGPRDIQLAPRPGTNGSSVPPRYGHFTGFNGSTLKDNLGAGYAEDYTTGAMMTFASVFAVLFNGCTGIMAGANMSGELKDPSRAIPLGTIIAVAYTFFIYILLFFLSSFTCDRTLLQEDYGFFRGISLWSPLVLIGIYATALSASMSSLIGASRILHALAQDDLFGVILAPAKVVSGGGNPWGAVLYSWGLVQLVLLAGKLNTLAAVVTVFYLVAYAAVDLSCLSLEWASAPNFRPTFSLFSWHTCLLGVASCLLMMFLISPGAAGGSLLLMGLLSALLTARGGPSSWGYVSQALLFHQVRKYLLRLDVRKEHVKFWRPQLLLLVGNPRGALPLLRLANQLKKGGLYVLGHVTLGDLDSLPSDPVQPQYGAWLSLVDRAQVKAFVDLTLSPSVRQGAQHLLRISGLGGMKPNTLVLGFYDDAPPQDHFLTDPAFSEPAEGAREGGSPALSTLFPPPRAPGSPRALSPQDYVATVADALKMNKNVVLARACGALPPERLSRGSGSSAQLHHVDVWPLNLLRPRGGPGYVDVCGLFLLQMATILSMVPAWHSARLRIFLCLGPREAPGAAEGRLRALLSQLRIRAEVQEVVWGEGAETGEPEEEEGDFVNGGRGDEEAEALACSANGLVRAQQGRGTGGGPGGPEGRDGAEGPTTALTFLYLPRPPADPARYPRYLALLEILSRDLGPTLLVHGVTPVTCTDL, encoded by the exons ATGGCCAGCGAGAGCTCCCCTCTGCTGGCCTACAGGCTTCTGGGGGAAGAGGGGGCTGCTTTCCCTCCCAATGGTGCCGGAGGATCTGGAGTGGCATCAGCCCGAAAGCTCTCCACcttcctgggtgtggtggtgcccaccGTCCTGTCCATGTTTAGTATCGTTGTGTTCCTGAGGATTG GCTTTGTGGTGGGCCACGCTGGGCTGCTACAGGCCATGGCCATGCTCCTGGTTGCCTACATCATTCTGGCACTCACGGTCCTCTCAGTCTGTGCCATTGCCACCAATGGTGCTGTGAGAGGGGGTGGAGCCTACT TCATGATCAGCAGGACCCTGGGGCCCGAGGTTGGCGGCAGCATTGGCCTCATGTTCTACCTGGCTAACGTCTGCGGCTGTGCCGTGTCCCTGCTGGGACTGGTGGAGTCTGTGCTGGATGTCTTCGGGGCTG ATGTCACAGGCTCCAGTGGGATCCGGGTTCTACCCCAGGGTTATGGCTGGAATCTGCTCTACGGCTCTCTGCTGCTTGGCCTCGTGGGTGGCGTGTGCACACTGGGAGCTGGACTCTACGCCCGGGCCTCCTTTCTGACATTCCTGTTGGTTTCTGGCTCCCTGGCCTCCGTGCTGATCAGCTTTGTGGCGGTGGGACCCCGGGACATCCAGTTAGCGCCCCGACCGGGCACCAACGGTTCCTCTGTACCACCCCGGTATGGCCACTTCACTGGGTTCAACGGCAGCACCCTAAAGGACAACTTGGGCG CTGGTTATGCTGAGGACTACACCACGGGCGCCATGATGACTTTTGCCAGTGTCTTCGCTGTCCTCTTCAATGGCTGCACCGGCATCATGGCTGGGGCCAACATGTCAG ggGAGCTGAAGGACCCCAGCCGGGCCATTCCACTGGGCACGATCATTGCCGTCGCCTACACCTTCTTCATCTAcatcctgctcttcttcctctccagctTCACCTGTGACAG GACCCTGCTTCAGGAAGACTACGGGTTCTTCCGTGGCATCAGCCTGTGGTCCCCACTTGTGCTGATCGGCATCTACGCCACGGCACTCTCGGCCTCCATGAGTTCTCTCATCGGTGCCTCCCGAATCCTGCATGCCCTGGCCCAGGATGACCTCTTCG gagtCATCTTGGCACCGGCCAAGGTGGTTTCTGGAGGGGGCAACCCCTGGGGTGCTGTCCTGTATTCCTGGGGCCTGGTGCAG CTGGTCCTGCTGGCTGGGAAGCTGAACACATTGGCTGCCGTGGTCACCGTCTTCTACTTGGTGGCCTATGCCGCGGTGGACCTGTCTTGCCTGAGTCTGGAGTGGGCTTCAGCCCCCAACTTCCG CCCCACCTTTAGCCTGTTCTCCTGGCACACCTGCCTGCTTGGGgtggcctcctgcctcctgatGATGTTCCTCATCAGTCCTGGGGCCGCTGGTGGGTCCCTCCTTCTCATGggcctgctttctgctcttctcacCGCACGAGGAGGACCCAGCAGTTGGGGCTATGTCAGCCAAGCCTTGCTTTTCCATCAG gtgcGCAAGTACCTGCTCCGCCTGGACGTCCGCAAGGAGCACGTGAAGTTCTGGAGgccccagctgctgcttctggtgGGAAACCCTCGGGGTGCCCTGCCTCTGCTACGACTAGCCAACCAGCTAAAAAAGGGGGGACTCTATGTTCTGGGCCATGTCACTCTGGGAGACCTTG ACTCCCTACCGTCAGACCCTGTACAGCCACAGTATGGCGCATGGCTGAGCCTGGTGGACCGTGCCCAAGTGAAAGCCTTTGTGGATCTCACACTGTCGCCCTCTGTGCGCCAGGGGGCCCAGCATCTACTACGGAtctctggccttg GCGGCATGAAGCCCAACACGTTGGTGCTCGGCTTCTATGATGACGCCCCACCCCAGGACCATTTTCTAACAGACCCAGCCTTCTCCGAGCCTGCAGAGGGCGCCAGAGAGGGCGGGTCGCCTGCCCTGAGCACGCTGTTCCCTCCACCTCGGgctccagggagccccagggCTCTCAGTCCCCAGGACTACGTGGCCACGGTGGCAGATGCTCTCAAGATGAACAAGAATGTGGTTCTCGCCCGGGCTTGTGGGGCTTTGCCCCCAGAGAGGCTAAGCCGGGGGTCCGGTAGCAGCGCTCAGCTACATCACGTGGACGTGTGGCCCTTGAACCTGCTGCGGCCCCGGGGTGGGCCCGGCTACGTGGACGTCTGTGGCCTTTTCCTGTTGCAGATGGCTACTATCTTAAGCATGGTGCCTGCATGGCACAGTGCCCGGCTCCGGATCTTCTTGTGCTTGGGGCCTAGGGAGGCTCCTGGGGCAGCGGAGGGAAGGCTGCGGGCTCTGTTGAGTCAACTCAGGATCCGGGCAGAGGTGCAAGAGGTGGTGTGGGGTGAAGGGGCCGAGACTGGGGagcctgaggaggaggaaggggacttCGTGAATGGTGGTCGAGGAGATGAAGAGGCTGAGGCTCTGGCTTGTAGTGCTAACGGTCTGGTGCGTGCCCAGCAGGGGCGAGGCACGGGAGGAGGCCCTGGGGGGCCAGAAGGAAGGGATGGGGCGGAGGGACCCACTACAGCCCTTACCTTCCTGTACCTGCCTCGACCGCCGGCCGATCCTGCCCGCTACCCCAGATACCTGGCGCTGCTGGAAATCCTGAGCCGTGACCTAGGCCCCACCCTTCTTGTTCATGGTGTCACTCCGGTCACCTGTACTGATCTCTGA
- the Trip6 gene encoding thyroid receptor-interacting protein 6, with protein MSGPTWLPPKQPEPSRVPQGRAIPRGALGPPLAHGATLQPHPRVNFCPLPPEQCYQPPGVPDDRGPSWVGSHGAPQRLQGLPPDRGVIRPGSLDAEIDSLTSMLADLDGGRSHPPRRPDRQAFEAPPPHAYRAGSLKPSGGAGPNPMLPASPYGGPTPASYATASTPAGPAFPVQVKVAQPVRGCGLPRRGASQASGPLPGPHFPLPGRGEVWGSGYRGHREPGPGVKEEAAGIHGPAGGGRGGGHGPQVPLSQPPEEELERLTKKLVHDMSHPPSGEYFGRCGGCGEDVVGDGAGVVALDRVFHIGCFVCSTCRAQLRGQHFYAVERRAYCESCYVATLEKCSTCSEPILDRILRAMGKAYHPGCFTCVVCHRGLDGIPFTVDATSQIHCIEDFHRKFAPRCSVCGGAIMPEPGQEETVRIVALDRSFHIGCYKCEECGLLLSSEGECQGCYPLDGHILCKACSAWRIQELSATVTTDC; from the exons ATGTCGGGACCCACCTGGCTTCCCCCGAAGCAGCCAGAGCCCTCCAGAGTCCCTCAGGGAAGAGCGATTCCCCGAGGCGCCCTGGGGCCGCCGCTGGCCCACGGAGCAA cactccagccccaccccagggTCAATTTTTGCCCCCTCCCACCTGAACAATGTTACCAGCCTCCGGGGGTACCGGACGATCGGGGGCCTTCCTGGGTGGGATCCCACGGAGCACCCCAGCGCCTGCAG GGGCTCCCGCCAGACAGGGGCGTCATCCGCCCTGGAAGCCTGGATGCTGAAATCGATTCGCTCACCAGCATGTTGGCGGATCTGGACGGAGGTCGCAGCCATCCTCCTCGGCGACCAGACCGACAg GCTTTTGAGGCCCCTCCACCCCATGCTTACCGTGCAGGCTCCCTGAAGCCCAGTGGAGGTGCTGGTCCAAACCCTATGCTCCCAGCATCCCCTTATGGCGGACCTACCCCAGCCTCCTATGCTACCGCCAGCACTCCGGCTGGCCCTGCTTTCCCCGTGCAAGTGAAGGTGGCTCAACCTGTGAGAGGCTGTGGACTGCCTAGGCGGGGAGCCTCTCAGGCCTCTGGGCCTCTTCCGGGCCCCCACTTTCCTTTGCCAGGCCGTGGTGAAGTCTGGGGGTCTGGCTATAGGGGTCACCGTGAGCCAGGACCAGGGGTTAAGGAGGAAGCTGCTGGGATACATGGCcctgcaggaggaggaagaggaggcgggCATGGGCCCCAG GTCCCCTTAAGCCAACCTCcggaagaggagctggagagactgaCGAAGAAGTTGGTGCATGACATGAGCCACCCGCCCAGTGGGGAATATTTTG GTCGCTGCGGTGGCTGTGGTGAAGATGTGGTTGGCGATGGAGCTGGGGTTGTGGCCCTGGACCGTGTCTTCCATATTGGTTGCTTTGTGTGTTCTACCTGTCGGGCCCAGCTCCGGGGCCAGCATTTCTACGCTGTAGAGAGGAGGGCTTACTGTGAGAGCTGCTACGTG GCCACCCTGGAGAAGTGTTCCACATGCTCTGAGCCCATCCTGGACCGAATCCTGAGGGCTATGGGGAAGGCTTACCACCCTGGTTGCTTCACCTGTGTGGTGTGTCACCGTGGCCTCGATGGCATCCCTTTCACCGTGGACGCCACCAGCCAGATCCACTGCATTGAGGATTTCCACAG GAAATTTGCCCCACGGTGCTCGGTGTGTGGTGGGGCCATCATGCCAGAACCAGGTCAGGAGGAGACGGTGAGAATCGTTGCTCTGGACCGAAGTTTCCACATTGGCTGTTACAAGTGTGAG GAGTGTGGGCTGCTGCTGTCCTCTGAGGGTGAGTGTCAAGGCTGCTACCCGCTGGACGGGCACATCTTGTGCAAGGCTTGCAGTGCCTGGCGCATCCAAGAGCTCTCGGCCACTGTCACCACTGACTGTTGA